A window of Castanea sativa cultivar Marrone di Chiusa Pesio chromosome 8, ASM4071231v1 genomic DNA:
TTAGAGGGAAAGGCAGGTGGGAGAATTTTGCCTAAGTTCCAACAAAGTCCTTGGCCATTGGATCTTCATCGTACCGTAAAATGTGGGGGATGTGGAGCTGTAAGAATTTGATATAGACGCAAATGGATGCTGAAGCATCAGGAGCATGCTTTGGGCAGTCGAAAAGACACCTGCACAAATAGAGGTAGCGTATGAGAATAGTAGAATAATTATTGTAATATTgaaatcctcatttttttttaggagcAAAAGAGGAGAATTtagaggggctattgtagggatgaCAGGCCCAAAAATGTATATTGGGAGATCGGCCCTGTCTGAATATACTTAATAGTCCGAAGACGGGTAAACATTATCATGGAAATGCACATTAGTGAATGAAGAAAGGGGGCTGGTCATAAGGATTCAGGAAGGAAGTCCGAGGACAAATGCCACCTCAGCTTAAAAAAGCAGAGGCCAGAATGGTGGACCTGCCATTAAGAGCAACATTCTAGGCAGTTCTACTGGTAAGGATAAGCATTAAGAAGGGATAAGACAATGGGAAAAcaagaaatatctaagggaaagctactgtcaccacattgaatgctttgtagctaactttctggccgcattaatgtggaagtgataccTAAACAGTGGTATTCAACCTTACAGCTACCTCTAAAAGCTTTAGAAACATGCTAATGAGACAAGGGTAAAAGCTAGACATCTGATCAACATGTGGATGGCTGAGATGGAGTGAATAAGGGTAATATAAGGAAGAAAAATCCCATTGTAGAGGGGATTGGAGAATTTGTAAAGGAAGCACTGTAGCATTGACAATTGAAATTGTATCCAAGTCTAAGAATTATATAATCAAGAACTACTCTCCTTAAACTTAGCTGAGGAAGACTTTATTTgcataaaacttatttttcttgGCTTTTATACCATCTTCAATTCCTTGTGAGTATTGTATAGTTCATTGAAGCCTAGTTtttagcccactctctacaaattcattgtattgggctcttggGACCTTAATCCATTTATCTTTTGGGCATAGGATCCAAAATCCACccctacaataataataataataataataataataataataataataataataataataataataataattgtgaggATAATTGAGCCGAGCAGGAGTGTTGGGCCTGGGGCCTTGCCCCAGGATATATAGGAGCCTGAGAACAAtcaaaaggattaaaaaatgtTGGGGTCAATGAGTCGAGGATAAGGAAAGATAATAACGAGTTGGTGGTATCTCCTGAGGATCCGAGCTTCCTCGAGAAATCATTGTGAAAGGCTGGAGCCCAGTCGCCTAAAGAATATTGTGCATAACGTAACCATTCTTTAGAGGATAAGCTTTAGGGAAAGAAGCCAACAATAAAGGAAGAAATATATGAGAAGAAGGCTGATACCactataataaatgctctacaCCTAACCAACTGgtcgcatttatgtggaaatgACACTTGAAATAGTGATATCTCAATTTACAGCCATTCACAAAGCTTCCAGGAGGTTTTGGATGGGACAAGCACCCAATAGATCACCTGTAAGATCAACAAGTGTAAGGCTAGGATAAAGGGAGAGGACTATATAAGGAAAGGACCCTCACGAAAAATGGGGCACTTGATCCTCAGACTTGACCGAGGAGTGTAATTCTTACATTGTATTTTCTTACCGGCTTGCATCCTGTCAATCCAAGCCCATATTTGTTTTGCAAATCGCTCTCTTGTAaaatccactctctacaaaatATATTGTTGTTGGGCTTGTTGGGCCCTCATCCATCGATCGTGGGCTGTGGGTCAGTGTCTAGTccttacaacaacaacaacaagtgaTTAATGGTCTGCATGCATTTATTTGGGTGAAACTGATCACacgtgattaattgaaattaattttgattggttaacaattcaaaataattaaatgaatttctGTGATTGgtggtttattttgttaaaataagaTTGGTTGCATGGGTATAAAAGAAATAATCTGATAATGTTAAAATTGAACtgataattaagtttttatggtaattatctctaaaataattattttaaagatttaattATCAAGTTAAGATGAATTTTATCAGGAATACAAGTCCAGAACACATTTAAGTACAATCTCCAACTTTGAAAAATGCCCAAAAGAAgtccaaaatgtgtaaaaaacgAAAGTTGGGTGAAACTGTTGAAAGTGCCAATTGGTAGTAACCCATCAATAGTCATattggtccactttggttctatttggtcGACTTTAGTTCAATTCtatccactttggttctatttgaTCCATTAGGTCTTATTCAATCCACTTCGGTTCTATTTGGTCCACATTAgtccaattcggtccattttggtccaattgGTCATATTCTATCCACTTTGATTCTATTCAGTCCAATTCggtctattcggtccactttggtcctatttgaTCCATTCTATacacttttgttttatttggtcTACTTCcatcctattcggtccattagGTTATATTCGTTTGACTTTGGTCTCCTTTTGTCCTATTCTatccacttcagtccatttgatccactttggtccagtggcggagctaggatttGAGTTGAGAAAGGGCAAAATTTATACATGATACATGTACTTACACACATTATgtgaatatataatatttgagatcaatttgaaaaattaaaagctattaatttaaatactaagtgatattttaatgtaattataccaataaaaaaatctaaaaaaaaaaaaaaaaaaaaacaatgcctattcataatattgtatttatctattgagatatttctcacaagaatgatctatttttaattttttttttagagccaAAACTCAAGTTGTGAATGAAACTATTAGTAGTTAGATAAAGACTGAGTGTAATATATaagaatttctattattttggtTAATGTAGTCCCATAAAAGGTTCAAATTATAACATGGTAcaaacaaactaaaaaattcAACGAAAGGCATGCTAGTGGAAGACTTAAGATTCCTCAATGGTTCGTTTAGAAGTTCTGCTTTGTTTCAAGACCAAAGAAATAGAGTGACATTtaataaacccaaaaacaaaaaatagacaAGGGTATTTAATAAGTATTAGCTATAATAACTAGGGGAATGTTTTGGACGGGCCAAGGGGGGCATCTACCCCCCCTCGACCCCTCCTAGCTCCGCCTCTGctttggtctattttggtccatttttgtgcacttacataatgGGAAAATACAGGTTTAGGTTACGAGCACCTATTCTAAAtccaactttaaaaaaatattgatctCAAATTCATATTATGTGAAATCTTAagcataatatttattattgttgcACTCCTATTAGGCCACATTAATGTAGCATTTTGGTTCACTTCAATCCAACTAAATTTAAGTGAAGTCTTTCTAAATATGAAGGCTATGAATATACAAATGTACCTTAGGGaaattactcatttttttttaatgtcattacttttaaataaattgCATGAGGTTGATTATATCTtcaagcaatatatatatatatatatatatagagagagagagagagagagagagagagagagagagagagagagagagagagagagagagagagttgagttCCAGTTACACCTAGTTAACTTTAAACAATGTTacatcactcaatattttttaattgaatgtgaattttaacaaatccactgTTGGATAACATTATCTTTGTGCATtctccatgtttgcaaaatttcaaaatgattaattatcaatagtcatgtcatcaatcaattgtttaaattcaagtttttgtagtttaaaataatgacTAAAATATGAGTCTatggatcaaataataaataacaactgATTAGTATGAATATTAGtatgtatgttaagaacatttagaacatataatccaacggttaaatttttgaaatatgaattcaataactagttattgagtggtgtaacattgcttagagttacactaagtataacttgaacctaactctcatatatatatatatatatatatatatatatatataacttgggcatagaaaaatatatttgtgcTTATACCATCAAATTTACTTGATTGCCTTGCTTATAGTAGCCTAAACATATTTCTTAACAGGTATTTGTATATGCTTCATAGTCTAACATATTTTGTCTCATTTATTTATGCTTCATAACTTAAATCATGCTTAAATAATTCATACATGAGAAGactatttttcttattaatttcttatttcCGTCACCGCATCACTCATTGTATTATCTTTTGCCTAGTAAAAAATGCAATGGTAGAGGACAACAGACAATCCATTGGTGTGAGAACAGAAAGACTACCAAAGAACCTTAGTCTAACCATTATCCCATCAATAGTCAACACACGACGTATGTCACGGCCATAAAAACTGCCAAATAGACTGTCAATAGAAAAAAGAATTCCTCAGGGGTGGATCTGGATCAGAGAGAACTGCCTGTGCTTTGTAGCTCCCACATGCTGGGACAATATAACAATCATTTTCAATCACGAGATCATATTATTCTATGTAAAATCTTCTTATCACAAAAACATCCATAAATCACAGTCATCCAATAACATAATCTAATAATGACACTCATGCATGGTGGATCACTCCCAAAATACATGAATAAGAAAGAGCCAAAACCTCTTGCCTGACTCCTGATAAGACACGGACTATAATGGActagaaaaaaagaatacacaTCAAAATCTACGAGTGTTTATGTCCAATTTTTATATAGTAGTTGCCAAGTCCTGTGCATCAGCCAGTCATCAGTTAACTTTCATAAATTGACTACGATaacaaaaatgtcaaaatgCAGAGTTTGCTTAAACCGGACTGTATAGCTCAAATATGAGTTCACCAATCCAAAAATGggtaaatttcataaatttgcCCTGAGATTTGTGATAATACTAGTTCGGTCCAGAACATTTTAAAGCCCATTAATTTGGTCTTCAAAAGACAATTTTGTCCCAAACATACCAAACGCCGTTAGTGATTCTCTCTtcactctcctccctctctctctctcactcttagacctctctcttctctcccttcATCCCTCTCTATCTATCTAACCAAACCCTGGTCACTCCTAGAAAAACCTCCATGAATACCCCTTACAAATAATTCCAAAATACCAGAAAAATCAGCACAGTAACCACTCGAAAATACCCAACCCTTTCtgaatccataaaaaaatagtaGCAAAATCTCACTGAGGGTCCCTTGAAAATGCTACAAAAAAAAGGCACAAAAAACATATTTCAAAACCAatagaaacccaaaaaacaacaaaaatccaaGCCAAACAAGGCAAATAAATCCCTTTGTAAATTCCCAATGAAATCTCCCAAAAATATGAACAAAACCCCCAAAAACTAGCAAAAATCCCAGCCAAACAATACAGAAGATCAACACAACCCCAACTGTCAACCTCATAAGAGAAAAAACACACCATATCACAAGATTGACTTCATCATCTCCTGAAGAAACACTACCCAAATCTGAAATCCAAAGGCCTTTTGCCGCAATCCAAGACGTCGTCGCAAAGAGGATGAGAGAGTATGTTGAAGGCGAGATCTAGATTGAAGCTTTGCCACCACCATTGCGTGGGTTtcaatttgagagagagagagagagagagagagagggacggAAGTCCATTGACGGCACTGATGGCGTCAAACTTGTGGTGGGAATTGGGAAGACCCTTGCATGGTGGTGTTGTTGATACTGATGACCAAGCTCATGGGTTTCATCGTGGATAAGGTTTGGTTAGAGAGTAAGAGAGAGTTCTGAGAGAGAGAACTTAGagaagagagttttttttttgagagagagagagagagagagagagagagaagtaatgGGGTTTGGTCCGTTAAGGACAAAGTTGTCTTTTGAAGACCAAGTTGGTgggttttaaaatgttttgaacCTAGTTAATATTATCACAAACCTTACGGTGGGTTTGTGAAATTTACTCAAGAATCGATCAAATACTTGTTTGCCTACAAAAATTCCGGTCAGTGCACTTTTTCATCATGACAAATAAGCCTTGAATATGGAAAATTTAGGTTGTGTTTGATATTAGCttaaaaaacctattttttactatttagcttatttttgctactatttatcttatttttctactatttataggtctcattatactttttgatactattaatgggtcttactgtactatttcagttaccttttaactttatctatagtactttcaacaaaacagtttttagtttttgctaaataaGCTGTTCCTAAATAGACTCTGTGATGGGATATTTAGAGTCCATTTGAGAATAACgtatttaactaaaattgaaaacttgttgctaaaaatactgtagataaaactaaaaagtagTTGAAATATTATAATGGGgcctatgaatagtagtaaaaataagctaaatagtaaaaaaaaactagccttTTAAACCGATGTCAAACGCAACCTTAATTGACACcttgtttctcaaaatataAGTGCTTTAactgtttttggttttattgCCTGTTGCTTTGTTTGATTCAATAATACCGCTTATCCTAGTGAGTTTTACGGGCCTATTGGACTAGAAGCTTTTaaagtatccgtttggatacaaattattgCGTTTACGTTTACCACGTTCACGTttcagctcttttttttttttttactacggCAGCTTTTCAGCTTTTAAGGGACAAAAATTACTGTTTACCCACTAATGGTACTGTTCACACACTGTTCACGACACTAATCACATattgttcatgtactttttcattaaaaatgggttctgcagcactattcacatatttaaaaattattttgctacagtattttcagttttcaattttcagcaataagttctatccaaacggaccctaagctCAAGCATTTACTTTTCTGGTTAGAGACCAACGCCTTGGGGCTAACGTGGGGTCCGCCCAAGGACCTACCGGTTTAGGTAAATATCTAATGCGTTCTCCGACTGGAGAAGTAATTTTTGGGGGAGAAACTATGCGTTTTTGGGATTTGCGTGCTCCCTGGTTTGATATTTATGacacccaaaatttaaaataaataacccttattttatttttttatttttaaagttaagGAAGGTAATTTGACTCTTGAATATCTTTATTGGAAACACAAGAATGTGCCAACTAGTTAAGCTACAAGACTTTTAGTAACCCTTATTCATTTTAGTTATGGGTCTTGTAAGGACACAACTTGAGCCCAAACCCACAGTCAGAAGGGGATGGACTTGAAagacctttttacaataaaatttgtagagagtgtgcttgaaatctagattctaatgatatttagataacaaaaatgatgggctttgACTACAATGGTACACATAAGGAACTATTTATATGAGTATGAAAGAAATCCTCTCATTGGACACAAGTCGAGGATGACTTATATTACTTCTtcccaagatagattacaattatggatagtgaggtctacagtgttttttctctcctttttcgGACCCCCATTGCTGAAGGTCTCTTCTTTCCTTTATACTCCCACCTTCTTCTCCTCTTCATCCCCCACATCAGGATTAGATTGCTGGTTTAGATGCTTATCCCATCCACCTCctctgaagtctttggagatagGAGCAAAGTTCAACTTTGATGTTTAGGtctcactttcccattaatgcggccaaaatagcagttgcagagcattcaatgcgggagcggtggtaacagctttatttCAGATATTTCACCGCCTTTCTTCTTATTCTCCACGTTTACCGTGTCTACCCTTACCTGTAGGATTTTCGAGAACATAGCCTGTGGATGTTAACCaacccttctcctacctcggcttCACATGGCCGATGACATAATCTTCATCAAACTAACTTCTTGGACATACTTGTTCAgacattatcttttttttttttttttttagtattgccttatgagttaacattcatacatcctcagaccattcagtgtcctcggattAGGCTTCTAGCCCGAAGAATACTCTTGGGCCACCCCACATATATTCCTGTGCTCAATGACCCTGTGGGTCTGAAGTCAAACTTTCAACACGGAAGTGAAAAATaatgaatagatttattttgaaTCTATCAGTCATGAAACGGTTCACCTGGAGGAacttgaaaagaagaagaagaagaaagaatatcATTTCCAACTTAATATCATTTCTGCAACAACTTTTGCCGTACACCCTTCTCAATGAgttagaaaaaaatttggtgCGATAAAAGCATATAGATGCTTGGAATAAGATTCATAGAATTTCCAATaactttcagaaaaaaaagaaaagaaaaaagagtaggACTAGTTCAAAGAGTAGCGCCAATTACGTTGGTCAAACCTCCAACTGCCATTACTGTAGCTTATATTATCTTGTTCAACAGCTTTGGTGCTTGAATTCATCTAAAGTCTAAACTGAAAAATTCAAGATTGGCAACGTGAAGTCAAGTCAGCCACACCGCAAGGTTGTCTCATGTGCAATTATGATTATGAACGCATATAAACCTGATCTAtatatcaaggaagtcaataccgtattGGAGGCTGTACCGATTTGGCCACCGAtatgatatatttcggataccggtcaataccggtgtaccgtttcagaTTTATCGCtaagtattaaatatatatatatatatatatatatatatatatatatatatataatactaaaatAGGCCTCAAATAAGTAGTCTTAGTCACTGTACTTTTAGTGGTAGTGTTCTGATGTGTGGGCAGAACACGTATAAATGgttaaaatgttatattaaaaataaaaataaaaaaagaaaagaagaagaaggtagaGTTTGAATTTTTGATTGATGTTCACGTCGGTTCAGTGACTTGTCACTTGTCAAGcacacaaaacaacaaaaacttaaagattaaaataaaaaaaaacattaaaggcaaaaaagagaagaaactgcatccaaaaaaaaaaggaaaagaaaggagaagaaACATATGTACTCTGAGCAGACAAAGAAGAAGCAACAACAGCAGTAGGAGCTGAAGAGAAGATCGCCAAATGAGATGCTACAGGCAACGTGGCTTGGTGTTGGCGGTGGGGACAAGAGTGAAACTGGGTTGTTGTTGCTGGTGTGAGAACGCGTGGGTGTTGCTGTACAAGGTTTTGGCTGAGAGGGTGGCTGTGTTTGAGAGTGTCATTGTGTTGTTttgtaaaaaccaaaaaaaaaagagtgttttttgtgttttcaaaaaacttgtttttgtttttgtttttttgggtttcttcttcatctccctctttttttttttttgttatttcgGACTGGTATGAAGTTTCCGGCCGAAATCCGATTTATTTCCTATGACCAGAATGACCCGGTATTGCCAGTATTTAAACCGTTACGAAACAAACACATTTCTGTACCGTCTCAGGCGCCGGTACGAAATATTCCGgccataccggccggtacgaTACGAGATTGACTCCACTGCTATAtatctatattctatatatacataaaaaaataaaaaataaaactatattcaatatatatctaaaactaaaatgtaatatttattattgttatccTTTAGTTGAGTCACATTACgttgttatctttttctttttcttttttctaatttttccattatttttaattttttaatatttacactttgCCTATCCTTTATCATTCCTTACATTTTCATCTTCCCACTTCCGTTTACTTTAAtattactattcatttttcCTTTCGTCTTCCTTTAGTTTGTCTTTTCTTGTTTACTTCTTCTTTCTATAAGTTTATCATTCTCTCTTCCATTCTTTGcatagtttctctctctctctctctctctcaattattaggtggatttttttttttttttgcatctctGCCTTAggttaacaaaatttttttgttctacTTTGGGTTGCCttagttttatgttttaagttttttttattctatttgattgttaaatgttattttattgcattataaaaaattaaagatagtatataagaatataatattattcaattttttttaagagagtcaCAACCTATGGCGTCCATTTCTGATGAACGCTCTttgtcatcagaccaagacaccaatcagtttttggtgtaggtggggattgaaccccagatctcttattcaataatcagaaattttaccagttaagctaactggaacccacaattattcaattacatagcatgatttggataattcgatatttattgttttatcttttttttttcttctcatcttaatttattcaacatttaaatttagcTACATTCTCCATATCATTCAATTATTcatattttctctccttttttatttaaaaaaaactaaacatataatattttacttaaattcaaataaataaaattatcttcataaaattgtgttcatttttttatcatttacaCTTTCTCTGACCTTTTTCATTCcctttatctttttatcttctTGCTACCCTTATCTTAATATCACTCTCCATCTTTCCCTTTATCTTAATATCACTCTCCATCTtagtataaatttgtcattctctctttcattttatgcataattttccctcaaaaaaaaagttatttctctttctttctctctccaatttttggtgtattttttttcttgtattcctgctttaggttgataaatttttgtagtcTTTAGAAAATACTCATTCTCACACCCAATGCATCAAAGAAAACATGGAATACAAAATAAATGCCAATTTAGaaacattaaattaaaaaaaatgtagttattcctatatttggtttcattggaaatatcttaagattcctaggaatgtgagatgataatgtttagTTTATTCCCAAGaatcttaaataaattatttattttttctattctatttttatatttgaatgtGAATTAccaagtccttaaaaaaaatcttcctctaaataaataatgaaaaactaaatataaactattaattataaaaaattcattaaaattatagtctaatatttcaaaatgataggtacaatacaaaaataactatttaaatttcaaatgctTTTAtccttaataataattttaaaagattttaatccataataatttgttttatattttatcttaattgcttaaatgataataaaaaatggttaaaactgtcaatttatgaaaaatacaatttcctttaagcttgaAAATCTGGATTCctacctgttttaaagggaatccacattcctactaaGAGGGGAATCCACATTCTCTTGGCATCTAATTTCTTAACGTGATTTtcaaccaaacatgagaatcttcaaacattcctgagaatcctaaaacattatcCTGTACCAAACGCCATCTtaatacatacacacatacacacacacacacacacatatatatatatatataaaaggtttttattaacttaaaaaataaagaaaagtaaaaacaataatattaatataaaaatatatatatgtttattgagattaccttaaaaaaaaaaattattgaggcTCTACTGGCGGGTCTGCGACTAGTTAAGCTAAGGACAAGGACTGCATCTACTTAAATCAGCAGGAAAGAAGCGGTAAAGAGCTTTCAGCCTTTCACATGCAGTTCACACCACAAACAAACTCATCTCTTTTAGTTTCCTAGAGCTCTTTTGCCCAATTTATTTCCATTGCAAAAACGAAAGACATGGCTGCTGCGAGCCTAGTGGGAGGAGCATTTCTGTCTGCAGCCCTCAAAAGTCTTGTTTGCCAAGATGGCATCACAGGAGGTCGTTGACTTCATCCGGGGAAGAAAAGTCCCCGATACACTGCTGAAGAAGTTGAAGACAACGTGTCTTGCCCTTCATACAGTGCTCAATGACGCAGAGGAAAAGGAATTCACAATCCTACAGATCAAAGAGTGGCTTGATGAGCTTAAAGATGCTGTCTACGACGCAGAGGACCTTTTGATATAGCTGCTGATTGCTGAAGCTTTGCAGTGCCAGTTGGAAGCTAAGAGCAAGGTAAGGAATTGCATCACTTGTACATTTACTTGTTCTGAACAAAAACTGAAATCAAAGATAGAAGAAGTCCTTGTCAGGCTAGATGTTTTAGCAAGGCAAATGGATCTTATAGGTCTGAGAGAACGTGTTGGACTCGGAGGGAAGCCTTTACCAAGAATAAGATCGCCCACCACTTCTCTGGTAAAAGAAACTAGAATTATTGGTAGGGATGATATTAAAGAGCCCATAGTCAACTTGCTGCTCTCAAATGATGCAAAAGGCAATGAACACCTGTGTGTGATTCCCATTGCGGGCATGGGTGGGATTGGCAAGACTACCCTTGCTCAGCTTATTTACAACGACCAAAGAATCACCGAACATATTAGCATTAGTTTTTGGGTTTGCGTTTCAGAAGAATTTGATGTGGTTAGGATCACAAAATCAATTCTTGAGGCTGTCACTTCACAGAAATGTGACACTACAGACTTTATGATCCAAACTAGATTGAAGAAGGGTTTGATGGGAAAGAAATTTTTGCTAGTTCTTGATGATGTATGGAATGAAAATTATGGCGACTGGGAGCTCTTGAAGAATCCCTTTAAATACGGAACATTGGGAAGTAAAATTATTGTGACAACACGCAATGAAGATTGTTGGTGTTTATTCACAAATCATGCCTTTGAAAATGGAAACTATAATGCATATCCAGAATTAGATAAAATtggtagaaaaataattaagaagTGTGATGGCCTACCATTAACAGCAAAAGCACTTGGTGCTCTGTTGCACCGTAAACTAGATGAAGAGGAATggtataaaattttgaacagcAAAATTTGGAGTTTGCCTAATGATGGGGTGATATTCTTCCAGCTATAAGATTAAGTTACAATTACCTACCCTCTCATTATCTTTCTACATTTGACAATCTAGC
This region includes:
- the LOC142606226 gene encoding putative disease resistance RPP13-like protein 1 → MASQEVVDFIRGRKVPDTLLKKLKTTCLALHTVLNDAEEKEFTILQIKEWLDELKDACQLEAKSKVRNCITCTFTCSEQKLKSKIEEVLVRLDVLARQMDLIGLRERVGLGGKPLPRIRSPTTSLVKETRIIGRDDIKEPIVNLLLSNDAKGNEHLCVIPIAGMGGIGKTTLAQLIYNDQRITEHISISFWVCVSEEFDVVRITKSILEAVTSQKCDTTDFMIQTRLKKGLMGKKFLLVLDDVWNENYGDWELLKNPFKYGTLGSKIIVTTRNEDCWCLFTNHAFENGNYNAYPELDKIGRKIIKKCDGLPLTAKALGALLHRKLDEEEWYKILNSKIWSLPNDGVIFFQL